The Nonlabens spongiae genome contains a region encoding:
- a CDS encoding ribonuclease Z, which translates to MKLTILGCHSATPKENARPTSQVLEMRGHLFLIDCGEGTQMAMRKAKVKFSRIKHIFISHLHGDHVYGLVGLISTFCLLGRETPLTVYGPKGVKELVLFQLKLSGAYTTFPLRFRESVDNQPTLLFEDELLSVTTIPLEHRIFTHGFLFQEKPHDRKLDVVACQERGIDVSYYKKIKKGHDMVLEDGSVIPNEELTFEGQSQRSYAFCSDTIYKEDIIPQINGVTALYHESTFLKDREELCEKTKHSTAEQAAQIAKKADVGTLILGHFSSRYNNYDLFKEEAQTVFENVELAADGKVFEFNK; encoded by the coding sequence TTGAAACTCACGATTCTCGGTTGTCATAGCGCCACCCCAAAAGAAAATGCTCGTCCCACTTCCCAAGTTTTGGAAATGCGCGGGCACCTATTTTTAATTGATTGCGGTGAGGGAACCCAGATGGCGATGCGCAAAGCAAAGGTCAAGTTTTCTCGCATCAAACATATTTTCATCTCGCATTTGCACGGTGACCACGTTTATGGATTGGTTGGTTTGATTTCTACTTTCTGCCTGCTGGGTCGTGAAACTCCGTTAACGGTTTACGGTCCTAAAGGTGTGAAGGAGCTGGTGCTATTTCAGTTGAAGTTATCGGGTGCTTATACTACTTTTCCGTTACGCTTTCGCGAAAGCGTAGACAACCAACCTACTTTACTCTTTGAGGATGAATTATTGAGCGTGACCACCATTCCGCTGGAACATCGCATTTTTACTCATGGTTTTTTGTTTCAGGAGAAGCCGCACGATCGCAAACTCGATGTGGTGGCTTGTCAGGAGCGTGGAATCGATGTTTCTTATTATAAGAAAATCAAAAAGGGACACGACATGGTTTTGGAAGATGGGAGCGTGATTCCTAATGAGGAACTGACGTTTGAGGGACAGTCGCAGCGCAGTTACGCCTTTTGTAGTGATACTATTTATAAAGAAGATATCATTCCCCAGATCAATGGGGTGACGGCGCTCTATCATGAAAGTACGTTTTTAAAAGATCGCGAAGAGCTTTGCGAAAAAACAAAACACAGCACCGCTGAACAAGCCGCCCAAATCGCCAAAAAAGCCGATGTCGGAACGCTGATCCTCGGTCATTTTTCGTCACGTTACAACAACTACGACCTATTCAAAGAAGAAGCGCAAACCGTTTTTGAAAACGTAGAACTCGCTGCTGACGGGAAGGTTTTTGAATTTAACAAATAA
- a CDS encoding ribonuclease Z: protein MKSEIKENHVLVTDEKDDMCGFAQFLANIFEQFENKNVIVDLQKYKSATLQDFLCFLELSNKHRSDKNSFVIVNSSMSSEEIPEELMVVPTLQEAEDVVQMEEIERDLGF from the coding sequence ATGAAAAGTGAGATAAAAGAAAACCATGTGCTTGTCACAGATGAAAAGGATGATATGTGTGGTTTTGCACAGTTTTTGGCCAATATCTTTGAGCAGTTTGAAAACAAAAACGTGATCGTAGACCTGCAGAAATACAAATCGGCTACGCTGCAAGATTTTTTATGCTTTCTCGAGTTGAGTAATAAACACAGATCTGACAAAAATTCTTTTGTGATAGTAAACAGCAGTATGTCCAGCGAAGAAATCCCAGAAGAACTGATGGTCGTTCCCACCCTTCAAGAAGCTGAAGATGTGGTGCAGATGGAAGAAATCGAGAGGGATTTGGGTTTCTAA
- a CDS encoding aspartate carbamoyltransferase catalytic subunit, with protein MSSLSVDNVLGIKYLTKEDIELIHTTADQFKEVINRPIKKVPSLRDITIANLFFENSTRTKLSFELAEKRLSADVINFSAGQSSVKKGETLIDTVNNILAMKVDIVVMRHPNPGAGIFLSKHVNARIVNAGDGAHEHPTQALLDAYSIREKLGSIEGKKIVIVGDILHSRVALSNIYCLKKLGAEVKVCGPATLMPKYIESLGVEVELNLRKALEWCDVANMLRVQNERMDISYFPSVREYVQQYGVNRELLDGLNKEIVIMHPGPINRGVEITSDVADSDQAIILDQVENGVAVRMAVLYLVASKIKHQKS; from the coding sequence ATGAGTAGTTTGAGTGTAGATAATGTGTTAGGCATCAAATACCTCACAAAAGAGGACATCGAGCTCATTCATACCACCGCTGACCAATTCAAGGAGGTCATCAACAGGCCGATCAAAAAAGTACCATCATTACGTGACATCACGATAGCCAATCTCTTTTTTGAAAACAGTACCCGTACTAAACTCTCCTTTGAACTTGCTGAAAAACGTCTGAGTGCAGATGTGATCAACTTCAGCGCTGGACAGAGTAGCGTCAAGAAAGGGGAAACACTCATCGATACGGTGAATAATATTCTCGCGATGAAAGTGGATATCGTGGTGATGCGCCACCCTAATCCAGGAGCAGGAATTTTCTTGAGCAAACATGTAAACGCTCGTATCGTCAATGCCGGAGATGGAGCGCATGAACATCCCACACAAGCTTTGCTCGATGCCTATTCTATCAGGGAAAAATTAGGCAGCATCGAGGGAAAGAAAATTGTTATTGTTGGTGATATCCTGCACAGTCGTGTGGCACTTTCAAACATTTATTGCCTGAAGAAATTGGGTGCTGAGGTTAAGGTCTGCGGGCCTGCTACTTTAATGCCCAAATATATCGAGTCACTGGGAGTAGAAGTAGAGCTGAATCTAAGAAAGGCGCTGGAATGGTGCGATGTGGCAAACATGCTGCGCGTACAGAATGAGCGCATGGATATATCTTATTTCCCAAGCGTGCGTGAGTACGTGCAACAGTATGGAGTAAATCGTGAGTTGCTCGATGGACTGAACAAGGAAATTGTCATCATGCATCCAGGTCCCATCAATCGCGGTGTAGAAATCACCAGCGACGTGGCCGATAGTGACCAAGCGATTATTCTCGATCAGGTGGAAAATGGAGTGGCCGTGCGTATGGCGGTGCTCTATCTAGTCGCCTCAAAAATCAAACATCAGAAATCATGA
- the pyrR gene encoding bifunctional pyr operon transcriptional regulator/uracil phosphoribosyltransferase PyrR: protein MKDQKLLLDARSLHFILHRLACQLIENHGDFSNVALIGLQPRGSFLLSRLREILQNDYHVSNLDTGLLDITFYRDDFRRGDSPLKANSTQIDFLIEDKKVVIVDDVLYTGRSIRAALTALQSFGRPSSVELLTLIDRRFSRHLPIQPDYNGRQVDAIDGQKVKVHWKENFGEDAVYLIKTEA, encoded by the coding sequence TTGAAAGACCAAAAGTTACTCCTTGACGCCCGCTCGCTGCACTTTATCCTGCATCGTCTAGCCTGTCAGTTGATTGAGAACCACGGTGATTTTTCAAATGTCGCTTTAATAGGACTTCAACCTCGTGGGAGCTTTTTGTTGTCTCGCTTGCGCGAAATCCTCCAAAACGATTATCACGTTAGCAACTTAGATACGGGATTACTCGATATTACTTTTTATAGAGATGATTTTAGACGTGGAGACAGTCCGCTGAAGGCAAATTCCACTCAGATCGATTTTTTGATCGAGGATAAAAAAGTCGTGATCGTAGACGATGTGCTGTACACCGGCCGGAGTATCAGAGCAGCACTTACCGCATTACAATCTTTTGGCCGGCCCTCATCAGTAGAGCTGTTGACTTTGATCGACCGCAGATTTTCCAGACATCTCCCAATACAACCCGACTATAATGGGAGACAAGTAGATGCCATTGACGGGCAGAAAGTAAAGGTGCACTGGAAAGAAAACTTTGGAGAAGACGCCGTTTATCTAATTAAAACAGAAGCATGA
- a CDS encoding REP-associated tyrosine transposase, with amino-acid sequence MSRKYKFQNPEGAYFVSFATINWIDVFTREKYMNVITDSIIYCRLEKCMDCFAYCIMPSHVHMMFRDQNSNPQSLLKDFKRHTARSVIEAIKNNVQESRKEWMLWMMQRAAKKNGNMAEHQFWQHHNKPIELWSPKVIKQKLDYIHDNPVESGFVTRPVDWKYSSARNYAEMPAEIEIDLVGFM; translated from the coding sequence ATGAGTCGCAAATACAAATTCCAGAATCCCGAAGGTGCCTATTTTGTATCCTTTGCCACGATCAACTGGATCGACGTGTTCACTCGTGAAAAATATATGAACGTTATTACTGATAGTATAATCTACTGTCGCCTTGAAAAGTGCATGGACTGTTTTGCCTATTGCATCATGCCCAGCCACGTGCACATGATGTTCAGAGATCAGAATTCAAACCCGCAATCCTTATTGAAGGATTTCAAAAGGCATACCGCTCGTAGTGTTATCGAGGCAATCAAAAACAATGTTCAAGAAAGCAGAAAGGAATGGATGCTCTGGATGATGCAGCGAGCAGCAAAAAAGAACGGAAATATGGCTGAACACCAGTTCTGGCAGCACCATAACAAACCCATTGAACTCTGGAGCCCCAAGGTCATCAAACAGAAATTGGATTACATTCACGATAATCCCGTGGAATCAGGCTTTGTAACTCGACCCGTGGACTGGAAGTACAGCAGTGCTCGAAACTATGCGGAAATGCCTGCAGAGATTGAGATCGATCTGGTGGGATTTATGTAA
- a CDS encoding Hint domain-containing protein, producing the protein MQLRASEGADLIANGNLNLSIFDPVTAAIISALKGLRSRAMNRLLEKGFRFSQVDEGFQILLDGIVIGRYSNKKDYSQAIKNLLDKPQKRIDDYIDAVKKYGDDADNRLSSAFEKMRKTNSAKYWDDFHFSDFFPPPNPPKKPCFLAGTPVHTTTGIKPIEEIKTGDTVLCYDTEVGTLSRKPVTRTYRNHAHKYRVITTENGDVLKATGQHLFYVKTSDTWIKAHQLKVGMHLYDPQRDLLIKITDLKTIEKEVPTYNFEVKDLHNYLVGKTGLLSHNSNKRPGYKTTSERGYSFYGLGKFGELNIQYVGKTTRDDLALRLYEHKQDGRRALAGKKTYYKWKADVDAIPNLNKGANDFVEMTEFESAVWERAYIEQYKAKGINLRNRSMPLGRSMGSFKKYQRYFKNNKNINPCNYF; encoded by the coding sequence GTGCAACTCCGCGCCAGCGAGGGGGCAGACCTTATTGCAAATGGAAACCTTAACCTTTCCATATTTGATCCCGTAACCGCTGCAATCATCTCTGCTTTGAAAGGCTTAAGGTCAAGAGCCATGAATAGACTTTTGGAAAAAGGATTTAGGTTTTCGCAAGTCGATGAGGGCTTCCAAATTTTATTGGATGGAATAGTTATAGGGAGGTATTCAAATAAGAAAGATTATTCTCAGGCAATAAAAAATCTACTCGACAAACCACAAAAAAGAATAGATGATTATATTGATGCTGTAAAAAAATATGGAGATGATGCAGATAACAGACTCTCCTCAGCTTTTGAAAAAATGAGAAAAACAAATAGCGCTAAATATTGGGACGACTTCCACTTCTCAGATTTTTTCCCACCTCCCAATCCACCTAAAAAACCCTGCTTCCTGGCCGGCACGCCCGTTCACACCACGACAGGCATAAAGCCTATCGAGGAAATCAAGACAGGCGATACCGTTCTGTGCTATGATACTGAGGTGGGCACGCTTTCGCGAAAGCCGGTAACCCGGACCTACCGCAACCATGCCCACAAATACAGGGTCATTACCACAGAAAATGGAGATGTCCTAAAGGCAACGGGACAACACCTGTTCTACGTGAAGACCAGCGATACCTGGATCAAGGCACACCAGCTCAAGGTAGGTATGCATCTTTATGATCCACAGAGAGACCTATTAATCAAAATAACGGACTTAAAAACTATAGAAAAGGAAGTACCTACCTATAACTTTGAAGTAAAAGACCTGCACAATTACCTTGTGGGAAAAACTGGGCTGTTGTCGCACAACAGCAACAAGAGACCAGGGTATAAAACCACCAGTGAACGTGGGTATTCTTTTTATGGTTTAGGAAAGTTTGGGGAACTTAATATTCAATATGTTGGAAAAACTACGAGGGATGATCTAGCGCTTCGGTTGTACGAACATAAACAAGATGGACGTCGGGCCCTCGCAGGAAAAAAGACCTATTACAAGTGGAAGGCTGATGTCGATGCTATCCCTAACCTGAATAAGGGAGCTAACGACTTTGTGGAGATGACGGAGTTTGAGAGTGCGGTATGGGAACGTGCTTATATAGAACAATATAAGGCCAAAGGTATCAACCTAAGGAACCGCAGCATGCCGCTGGGCAGAAGTATGGGCTCTTTCAAGAAATACCAGCGTTATTTCAAGAATAATAAGAACATTAACCCTTGCAACTACTTTTAA
- a CDS encoding REP-associated tyrosine transposase, with translation MSRKYKFKNPEGAYFVSFATINWIDVFTREKYMDIVTNNIAYCRREKGMDCFAYCIMPTHVHMIFRDQNSNPQSLLKDFKRHTARSVIEAIKNNVQESRKEWMLWMMQRSAKKNGNKAEHQFWQHHNKPIELWSPKVIKQKLDYIHDNPVESGFVTRPVDWKYSSARNYAEMPAEIEIDLVGFM, from the coding sequence GTGAGCCGTAAGTATAAGTTCAAAAATCCTGAGGGTGCTTATTTTGTCTCTTTTGCGACCATTAACTGGATCGATGTATTCACCCGTGAAAAGTACATGGACATAGTTACTAACAACATCGCGTATTGTCGCAGGGAAAAAGGTATGGATTGTTTTGCCTATTGCATCATGCCCACTCATGTGCATATGATTTTCAGGGATCAGAATTCAAACCCGCAATCCTTATTGAAGGATTTCAAAAGGCATACCGCTCGTAGTGTTATCGAGGCAATCAAAAACAATGTTCAAGAAAGCAGAAAGGAATGGATGCTCTGGATGATGCAGCGATCAGCAAAAAAGAACGGAAATAAGGCTGAACACCAGTTCTGGCAGCACCATAACAAACCCATTGAACTTTGGAGCCCCAAGGTCATCAAACAGAAATTGGATTACATTCACGATAATCCTGTGGAATCAGGCTTTGTAACTCGACCCGTGGACTGGAAGTACAGCAGTGCTCGAAACTATGCGGAAATGCCTGCAGAGATTGAGATCGATCTGGTGGGATTTATGTAA
- a CDS encoding EndoU domain-containing protein — MTRIDIPPTARVNELGEIVNLPNDLPFKGKVKIRYRDGWLPKQDNSSLFPQNWTQERILGEVAMAYERNVLDKSGLLPPKPNQLFDKYEVDSSFESWSMILEVKDDIIFNAYPKL, encoded by the coding sequence GTGACTAGAATCGATATTCCTCCTACTGCAAGAGTGAATGAACTAGGAGAAATTGTAAATTTACCAAATGACCTCCCGTTTAAAGGAAAAGTCAAAATAAGATATCGAGATGGATGGTTACCTAAACAAGACAATTCATCTCTATTCCCTCAGAACTGGACACAGGAAAGAATTTTGGGTGAGGTAGCAATGGCATATGAGCGTAACGTTTTGGACAAATCTGGTCTGCTACCACCCAAACCTAATCAGCTATTTGATAAATATGAAGTAGATAGTTCATTCGAGTCATGGTCTATGATCCTTGAAGTCAAGGATGACATAATATTCAACGCATATCCAAAATTATGA
- the rpsA gene encoding 30S ribosomal protein S1 has translation MAEETTKQELEAAQDGVTQEQVQDRVEENTPVITSPQQEDPQAFLDTFDWERYSEGIEKVDEEQLKAFEKLVADNFVDTIDSDVIEGTVIKMTDRDAIIDINAKSEGVISLNEFRYNPHLKEGDKVEVLVDVREDATGQLVLSHRKARLIKAWERVNNAHDTGEIVNGYVKCRTKGGMIVDVFGIEAFLPGSQIDVKPIRDYDQYVDKTMEFKVVKINHEFKNVVVSHKALIEADIEEQKKEIISRLEKGQVLEGVVKNITSYGVFVDLGGVDGLVHITDLSWSRINHPNEVVELDQTLNVVILDFDEDKSRIQLGLKQLEPHPWEALSDKIKPGDKVKGKVVVIADYGAFVEVEEGVEGLVHVSEMSWSTHLRSAGDFVKVGDEIEAEVLTIDREDRKMSLGMKQLVKDPWTDITTKYPVGSRHKGTVRNFTNFGVFVELEEGVDGLIYISDLSWTKKVKHPSEFCSVGDTLEVVVLELDVNGRKLSLGHKQTMPNPWDKYQDEFGVGTKHEVEIEEMVDKGAVVNFNEDISVFIPSRHLEKEDGTKLKKGEKAEIQIIEFNKEFKRVVGSHMVLHKEEEAKNVKQAAERAQEESKPTLGDANSKLQALKDRMEGKSE, from the coding sequence ATGGCTGAAGAAACAACAAAACAAGAACTTGAAGCGGCACAGGATGGTGTAACGCAAGAACAAGTTCAAGATCGTGTAGAAGAAAATACTCCGGTAATCACTTCTCCACAACAGGAAGATCCTCAAGCATTTCTTGACACTTTTGACTGGGAACGTTACAGTGAAGGAATTGAGAAAGTAGACGAGGAGCAACTTAAAGCATTTGAAAAATTAGTTGCCGACAACTTCGTAGACACTATCGATAGCGATGTGATCGAGGGTACGGTAATCAAGATGACAGATCGTGATGCGATCATCGACATCAATGCAAAGTCTGAAGGTGTTATCTCACTTAATGAGTTCCGTTACAACCCGCACTTGAAAGAAGGTGATAAGGTTGAGGTACTTGTAGATGTACGTGAGGACGCAACTGGACAGCTTGTTCTTTCTCACCGCAAGGCGAGATTGATCAAAGCATGGGAGCGTGTAAACAACGCACACGATACCGGTGAGATCGTAAATGGTTATGTAAAATGTCGTACTAAAGGTGGTATGATCGTAGACGTATTTGGTATCGAGGCATTCTTGCCAGGATCACAGATTGATGTGAAGCCTATACGCGATTACGACCAGTACGTAGACAAGACTATGGAATTCAAGGTGGTAAAAATCAACCACGAGTTCAAAAACGTAGTAGTGTCACACAAAGCCCTTATCGAGGCAGATATCGAAGAGCAGAAGAAAGAAATCATCTCTCGTCTAGAAAAAGGACAAGTACTAGAAGGTGTTGTGAAAAACATCACTTCTTACGGTGTGTTTGTTGATCTAGGTGGGGTAGATGGACTGGTTCACATTACTGACCTTTCATGGTCACGTATCAACCACCCTAACGAGGTTGTAGAACTAGATCAGACGCTTAACGTAGTAATCCTTGACTTTGATGAAGACAAGTCTAGAATCCAGTTAGGTCTTAAGCAACTTGAGCCACACCCATGGGAAGCTCTTAGCGACAAGATCAAGCCAGGTGACAAGGTAAAAGGTAAAGTAGTTGTAATTGCAGACTACGGTGCGTTTGTAGAGGTAGAAGAAGGAGTTGAAGGTCTGGTACACGTATCTGAAATGTCATGGTCCACGCACTTGAGAAGTGCTGGTGACTTTGTGAAGGTAGGTGATGAGATCGAGGCAGAGGTTCTTACCATAGACAGAGAAGATCGCAAGATGTCTCTAGGTATGAAGCAACTGGTTAAAGATCCATGGACTGATATCACAACTAAGTACCCAGTAGGTTCACGTCACAAAGGAACGGTAAGAAACTTTACCAACTTTGGAGTGTTTGTAGAACTTGAAGAAGGAGTTGACGGATTGATCTACATCTCAGACCTTTCATGGACTAAGAAAGTGAAGCACCCAAGTGAGTTCTGCTCAGTAGGTGATACACTTGAAGTAGTCGTTCTTGAACTAGATGTAAACGGTCGCAAACTTTCTCTAGGTCACAAGCAAACTATGCCTAATCCTTGGGATAAGTACCAGGACGAGTTCGGTGTGGGTACTAAGCATGAGGTTGAGATCGAGGAGATGGTAGACAAAGGAGCTGTAGTAAACTTTAACGAGGATATTTCAGTATTCATCCCATCACGTCACCTTGAAAAAGAAGACGGAACTAAATTGAAGAAAGGTGAGAAGGCAGAAATCCAGATCATCGAGTTCAATAAAGAATTCAAGAGAGTTGTAGGTTCTCACATGGTTCTTCACAAAGAAGAAGAAGCTAAGAACGTGAAGCAAGCTGCAGAAAGAGCACAAGAAGAAAGCAAGCCTACACTAGGTGATGCAAACTCTAAGCTCCAGGCTCTTAAAGATAGAATGGAAGGTAAGTCAGAGTAA
- a CDS encoding vWA domain-containing protein: MKKILLLGLMCLSTFLSFAQNIIGKVTDVNGDPILGATIKVKGTQTFTTSDFDGKYTIKAKKTDYLIFSYTGYDSEVVKVGDKKVINVKLQSSLEEVVVQAYRNTTIKRSVVASSIVTSRQFESKPNSSIVQTLQGQVAGQSIQTTNGYTVNTSSGQPGAHSNINIRGVSSINGNTEPLIVLDGVPVNEDVFRTINPDSIKSTKVLKDASATAMYGNRGVNGVIVISTTGEKQLEDPQLVIREVQTLFEQYRNNESYKEIEENPFEQTTAKPLSTFSIDVDKASYANVRRMINNGEFVNPHAVKIEEMINYFNYEYAQPTGKHPFNVETDVIQTPWNKDTQLVKIGLKGKEIDQKDLPASNLTFLIDVSGSMGSTNKLPLLKRAFQLLVNQMRPQDKVAIVVYAGAAGMVLEPTTGSEKEKIYEALENLNAGGSTAGGAGIELAYKIAQENFIKNGNNRVILATDGDFNVGASSDQAMEDLVVQKRESGVFLSVLGFGMGNYKDSKLETLADKGNGNHAYIDTIQEARRIFVKEFSGSMYAIAKDVKIQVEFNPNNVSAYRLIGYENRMLATQDFVDDKKDAGELGMGHTVTALFEVVPKGVDSGYLKEMTQLKYTDTSYRNSLKDELFTVKLRYKKPDGNKSIPMEFVQKNKVSAINEDVQFAAAVALFGMKLRKSDYSNQATLDDVISLAQKGRGKDADGYRAEFIRLVKSYRDGVNNQNALSER; encoded by the coding sequence ATGAAGAAAATACTGCTTTTGGGGCTGATGTGCCTCTCGACCTTTTTGAGTTTTGCTCAAAATATTATTGGAAAAGTAACTGATGTGAACGGCGATCCTATTTTAGGTGCGACGATAAAAGTAAAAGGGACTCAAACGTTTACCACTTCTGATTTTGATGGAAAATACACTATCAAAGCCAAGAAAACCGACTACCTCATCTTTTCCTACACTGGTTATGATTCTGAAGTCGTTAAAGTAGGGGACAAAAAAGTGATTAATGTAAAGTTACAAAGCTCACTCGAGGAAGTGGTGGTGCAAGCTTACCGTAATACAACGATCAAAAGATCTGTGGTTGCATCAAGTATAGTGACATCAAGGCAATTTGAATCCAAACCCAATTCCAGTATAGTTCAGACTTTGCAAGGCCAGGTTGCCGGGCAGTCCATTCAGACAACGAATGGCTATACTGTTAATACTTCCTCAGGACAACCAGGAGCACATTCAAATATTAACATAAGGGGCGTCTCCTCAATAAATGGAAATACAGAGCCTCTGATCGTTTTAGATGGCGTGCCTGTAAATGAAGATGTTTTTAGAACCATCAATCCAGACAGCATAAAAAGTACTAAAGTTTTAAAGGATGCAAGCGCTACAGCCATGTACGGTAATCGAGGAGTCAACGGAGTGATCGTCATTTCTACTACTGGTGAGAAACAGCTTGAAGATCCTCAACTTGTAATTAGAGAAGTGCAGACCTTATTTGAGCAATACAGAAATAATGAGAGTTATAAAGAAATCGAAGAAAATCCTTTTGAGCAAACTACTGCAAAACCGCTTTCAACTTTCTCCATTGATGTGGACAAAGCCAGTTATGCAAACGTACGTCGCATGATCAACAACGGTGAGTTTGTGAATCCTCATGCGGTGAAGATCGAGGAGATGATCAACTATTTCAATTATGAGTATGCACAACCTACAGGAAAACATCCCTTTAATGTAGAAACAGATGTGATTCAAACGCCCTGGAACAAGGATACCCAACTTGTAAAAATAGGGTTGAAAGGAAAGGAAATCGACCAGAAAGATCTCCCAGCCAGCAATTTGACTTTTTTGATCGACGTCTCTGGCTCCATGGGCAGCACCAATAAATTGCCATTACTTAAAAGAGCCTTCCAATTATTAGTGAATCAAATGCGCCCTCAAGACAAAGTTGCCATCGTAGTATATGCCGGTGCTGCCGGAATGGTGTTAGAACCCACCACCGGGTCAGAGAAGGAGAAAATCTATGAGGCTCTTGAAAACTTGAATGCAGGAGGATCAACCGCTGGAGGTGCAGGAATTGAATTGGCATATAAAATTGCTCAAGAAAACTTCATCAAGAACGGCAACAACAGAGTAATTCTTGCTACAGACGGTGACTTTAATGTAGGCGCCAGCAGCGATCAGGCTATGGAAGATTTGGTTGTTCAAAAGAGAGAAAGTGGTGTATTTTTATCGGTTTTAGGTTTTGGAATGGGTAATTACAAAGATTCAAAACTGGAAACACTCGCGGATAAGGGAAATGGAAATCACGCCTATATCGACACGATACAGGAAGCGCGACGCATTTTTGTAAAGGAATTTAGCGGCAGTATGTACGCTATTGCGAAAGATGTCAAAATCCAGGTGGAGTTCAACCCTAACAATGTAAGCGCCTACCGCTTGATAGGTTATGAAAACCGCATGCTCGCCACCCAAGACTTTGTCGATGACAAAAAGGATGCCGGTGAGCTAGGCATGGGACACACCGTGACTGCATTGTTCGAAGTAGTGCCGAAAGGCGTGGATAGCGGTTATCTCAAAGAAATGACTCAGCTTAAATATACTGACACTTCTTATCGTAATTCTTTAAAGGATGAACTTTTTACTGTGAAATTACGCTACAAAAAACCAGACGGTAATAAAAGTATCCCGATGGAGTTTGTGCAGAAAAATAAGGTTTCAGCTATTAATGAAGATGTTCAGTTTGCAGCAGCGGTAGCTCTTTTTGGCATGAAACTAAGAAAATCTGATTACTCTAACCAAGCAACTCTGGACGATGTGATCAGTTTGGCTCAGAAGGGACGTGGCAAAGATGCAGATGGTTACAGAGCTGAATTCATCAGGTTGGTAAAATCGTATCGCGACGGCGTCAACAATCAAAACGCATTAAGTGAACGCTAA
- a CDS encoding DUF1801 domain-containing protein, with the protein MTSKTETIDQYLNEIPEERKKPISAILKVLRNNLPKGFEEGILYGMIGFYVPKELYPPGYHASKEWSPLPFINLASQKNFIALYHSGIYAIPELHDWWVQEYPKHSKYKLDMGKSCVRFKKIDHIPLELIAELAQKITPEEWIKVYEDNLKR; encoded by the coding sequence ATGACCTCAAAAACCGAAACAATAGATCAGTACCTGAACGAGATTCCAGAAGAACGCAAAAAACCAATTTCAGCCATACTTAAGGTGCTGAGAAACAACTTGCCCAAAGGCTTTGAGGAAGGAATACTTTATGGAATGATCGGGTTCTACGTACCAAAAGAATTGTATCCACCTGGATACCACGCTTCAAAAGAATGGTCTCCCCTCCCATTTATCAATCTGGCATCTCAGAAAAATTTTATAGCGCTTTACCATTCTGGAATTTATGCCATCCCAGAACTACACGACTGGTGGGTTCAAGAGTACCCGAAGCATTCAAAATACAAATTGGATATGGGAAAAAGCTGTGTACGCTTTAAGAAGATTGATCACATTCCTCTAGAGTTAATCGCTGAACTTGCTCAGAAAATTACTCCAGAAGAATGGATCAAGGTGTATGAGGATAACCTAAAGAGGTAG